From the genome of Saccharomyces kudriavzevii IFO 1802 strain IFO1802 genome assembly, chromosome: 16:
AGACCAAATTGGTGCTACCGGATACTATGAATGTTCTGCTAAAACTGGTTACGGTGTCAGAGAAGTATTCGAGGCCGCCACTAGAGCCTCATTGATGGGCAAATCTAAAACAAATGGTAAAGCTAAGAAAAATACTaccgaaaagaagaaaaaaaagtgtgtCTTGTTATAAGAATATCTCGACCTACTTCCGTCCTTAATTTTGCGGTGTCTTCTGTCTTTTCTTCAcccatttcttttccctcATTGTATGTACGTAtgccttcttttttatttttagctCTAACTATAGCTGCCTCTTCCTCTCCTGATTTGTGTATAATCTTATTACTCtctacatatatacaagagTATTGCTTAATAagtattatcattattagaGAATACAAAATACTAAATGTATTTACAAGTACGTATCATATATGAacggtaaaaaaaatactaccATATACCCTTTTTAACTCCAGGCAAATTCCCCTTCAGGGCATTTTCTCTAAACTGGTATCTACATAATCTAAAATCACTTAGAACAAATCTCGCGTGACCAGAGTCTACACACCTGTTTTTAATCTGTGTGGATCTCATGTAGTTGGGTAGCGTATTCAGCTTTAACTGGGCCTCTAGCCTCAATTTTGTTGGAAGATTTAAATTTCTAGCGATGAATTTCAAGGATTTAATAaggatttcattttctttaaattgTTGTCTTTTGAAGTTATCCCTAAGCACACGTGCATTTATGAACCCAGGGGGGAGTTTAGTCTTTATTGGAAATCTAAAGTTACCCATCGATGAGCGTATGTAGTTACAGAGTTTCTCTTGATTTCACCGTCTCTCTAATTCTCTTAATCTCTCTCCACCTGTTTTTTCTGCTTGAAACATTGCTCGCTTTTCGTTCTTTCCGAAACAGTGCAAATTCCAAACTAGCACAGGACGGTTATATTCATTAAAGATGTTGTTACTATTAGTATTATCGGAGAAATAAATAAGTAGCCATGCACACACGGATATATAATGTACTCTATCTATCTAGGCATCTTGCTTCAAGAATTGTGCGAATCGGCTGGCTTCGTGGATTCCACATTCCGTCTTTGTCTTGCCCTTCCACCTTCCCGctctttcatcttcaccTTCCTTCACAGGTTGTGTAGAGTGGTAATCACCAATGGATCTATACCCAAGATCCAAAAGTTCGTTGTATGGTACATTGTTTGCATCTATATACTGTTTGACTTGCTCGAATGTCCAGTTGATCAATGGgtttattttcaagattCCGTTTAGTTCGTCTATCTCAATAATCGACAACTGGGAACGAGCAGAACCCTGTGTTTTCCTTCTACCCGTAAAAACAGCACTCACATGTAGTAATTTGTAAGCACGGTGTGCAGGTTCTACTTTGGCAAGATAGTCGTACTTGTCATCGTCCTTCTCCCATAAAAAATCACCGTACTTCGAGGCAAACTCCGCTTCCGAACCACATCCATCCGGCTTATAGACGTGGATGGTTTGCTTTACAGGCTGGTAGTATGCTTTCTCAATCTTGTCCTTCAACGTCAAAGTCTGTGGGAAATGGTGCAGAGTGTCTATAAATAATAATTCCGGCATGTAATATTTCCCAGATAGTTTTGAGAGCATATCAATTGTAACCAAACCCGTTAAACCGAACGCAGTGGTTTGGAAAAGGTGAGGAAAAGTAACAAGAGACCATGCAATAATCTCCTGTGGTGTTTCTAATTTGGCCAACTGTTCATTCCAGTGATCCAACTGTTCCTGTGTGACAGTAATgtcattattcaatttaTAAGCCTTCATTGTATATGGAATCACCTTCACCTTTGCCCACTTTGACTTTGGATCATCAAACAGGTGTAATATAGCTCAGTATACTTTTTATATTGGTATGATGCATCTATGGCTTTTCTTTCGTCGACATCTGCTGAGTCATAGCGATTGCTTGTGTTGTGGCTTTTCTTCTGCTGGCCACGtgaaatgatgataaaaacGAAAGTAATAGCAATAcgaatgaaaaagaagtaaGGTGAAGCGCACGGGCTTTTAGATTCAGTGAATGATGTTTCAAACATTAGCAAACCATCTTTTCGAACTAGATTGAGATAACTTGCCCACTTACTTTCACACTTCCCCCGTTCAATCAGGCTCTTTTGTCAGCGCGCATCAAGAGAACAAGAACTTTATGCTCTTAACTCCTGCCAACTAATATTTGCAACAAAAGCAAGGATATAAGGCGAGGCAATCGATCAAGATGAATGGCAACAACAAGAACGGCGAGCAATTGCAGCAAGAATTGGCCACCACACAGGACCAGGTAGCTTCTATTATCGAGTCCTTTGTCGAATTGGGTGTCTCCATATATGATTTCCCTGGTACTCCCGAAGCTACCAAGGGAATGATCACcaatttgcaaagaaaCGTAGACCGATTGTACAAGTTGAATGTGAGAAGTAACGACCCTCAGTCTGGTTTGTCTAAAGTGGACATTCCCTTGGAGGTTGTTCAGTACATTGAGGACGGACGAAATCCAGATATATACACGAGAGAGTTTGTCGAAGCTATAAGAAGATCAAACCAATACCAGAGAGGCAAGATGCACGGTTTGAAGCAATTGAGAGATTCGCTGGCTGATAAGATTGTGGATGAGTTCCCAGAGTTACAAAAACCTGTCGAGGACATCATAAAAAGAACTTCACCCACTGACGAAATTTCTAATACTCATtaataatgaattttttgacttttttttcttgctcgctgaaaaaaaaaaaagaaaatcagaaaaattttaacaTCGAATTGATGGCATCGCAGTTGTTAATGAGAGGACATTTGAGATATTGGAAGGAACCTAGTATTAGCGACCATGgccaaaagcaaaaaaacgGCAGATATTATTGATTCGACGAATTCTCCAATTCTAGAATTACTTTCGTCAAAAATTCCCATTTTTCAGTCTATTTTACATCCAGGACTACCGATCATCATAACTGGGTTTGGTACTGGCCATATTATCTGTCATCGTTATGACCCCACCAAGTTGCAATCACGTTTGAATCGTAAACGTAAACTTGATATTGCAACTCCAGATAAGGATGCTGCAAAAAATGGTTCTAAAATGAAGAACCGTGCTTGTACTTGGACTAGATTGGACATGGACGTAGAAAATGGTACTCTGAGATTGgttgatattgaagaacaacaacagtCAATAGAAGAGACCAAAGATCTGGGGGTGGAGACACTTTGGAAGACTAAAAGACATAGAGGTAGCGTACGTGCCATCTGCTTTGATGCTAATGGcgataatattttttctattggTTCTGAcaatatcttgaaaaaagccaaCACCATTACCGGTAAGGTCGTTAAGAAGGTAAACCTAGGTTCACTTTTTGAGTccgaaaagaagaagaatgatAAGTTCACCAAATTATGCATATCTCAAACTCATCCATTTATATTGCTAGGAGACGAATCTGGTGATATTCATGTTTTAAATTCGGAGAACTTAGCTTTGTCAAACTCCATTCGTTCAATACATTTTGGTGACTCAATCAACGATATCATCCACTTCGATAAAAGATCTGCATACAAGTTTATATCCCTAGGCCAAACAACGTTAGCGTATTTTGATGTTCGTGATAAAGACGCCAAACCAAACACAGCAGAAAATGAGGATGGAAAAATCTTAGTCAGTGATGATCAAGAAGACGAGGTTCTTTGCGGTTGTTTCGTTGATCCTGAGGTAGCAGATACTCTTTTATGTGGGATGGGTGAGGGTATTGTCACTGTCTGGAAACCAAATAAGAATGATTTGGAAGATCAAATGAGTCGTATAAAAATCAGCAAGGATGAAAGTGTTGATTGCATTATTCCTACTTTACAAGATGATAATTGTGTCTGGTGTGGTTGCTCCAATGGTAACATCTATAAAGTGAATGCCAAATTAGGGAAAGTAGTTGAAGTGAGGAACCACAATGACTTCGATGAAGTCAATTTTATGGATCTAGATTCCGAATATCGCGTTGTTTCTGGTGGcttggaaaatatcaagattTGGGAGCTGTCCAGCGATGAGGATCACAAATCACTAGAGTCTGATGGGGATGACGATTTCTCCCGTTCCGATGAAAGCAACAGTGACATTAGCAGTTCTGATGAAGGTGAAGTGACGCTTGTCGGACTATCGAAAGAGCAGCTATTGGATGAATTGGATAAAGACCTTAatcatgaagaagaacataCGGGCGGGGAGGAATCCAATCAAAAAAGCAGcaaaaagaggaaattaATGAAGGataagaacaagaaaaaggacCTTTACGAACATggaatcaaaaaatttgatgatatatAGTCTTATTTTCCTTCTGTACTATGTAAACAACTAACCtaaattttgaaacaataaaGTTTATGAATGCGATATTATCATGGTCTTCAATTCGTGGGCTTGAGaaaattgcaaaaaaaatggtctCTAGCGGGATCGAACCGCTGATCCCCGCGTTATTAGCACGGTGCCTTAACCAACTGGGCCAAGAGAccattattgttatgtttgttgaaatatataatatgATCCTAACCAGCTACAGATCCTCTTGATTATCATTGAAATGTAGTTACCGCAGGCGATATCGAGATTATGCACTGAAGTGCGCTTTGTATTATAGAAGTGTGGAACCTATGATAATTGTTGGGATTATATTTTCCTTGATCCTATATTTGTGcgttttcaaattcttgaaaagatcTTCTTGTATTTATAAAGCAAATAGTATTCACttatgaaaatgaaatcctGTCGGAataataatcaactatccatcaattactagtacgactgattaatacattcaatcacgtagctagaagattatcatatacggtgtcAAGAAGATGgcaaaattatcagaccagtggaataagattcagaacagccatcgaatttagtggaagctggAGCGCAAGGATCGATAATGCAgtaggatcaatgaataacgacgtataaaatcAAGGAATTAAGTATAAGATTACGTAAAATTGACCGTTCCCTCTCGaggattcctaaatccacGAGGAGAACTTccagtatattctatatacataatattaataaCCTTACcgaaaatggaatcccaacagTTGTCACAAAATTTTACTGGCCAATAAATCCCCGCAAGCATCACAAGATTAACAAATATTTCAGAAGTAGTTCGGGTTCTAACGGAATAATGAATGTCAAATATACtagaaaaatcaataatGCGCTCGACTTCAACGAATCATTGGCATTCTAGAAATTAGATTCTTCGTCAGATCAATTCGACCAGAGATCATAAAAAGGCTACTTTTTAGAGGCTAGTAGAATGTCTCTAGAATAATAGCGCAAAAATCTCTCCCAAATACACTATAGCACTATCTTCAAGGATTTACGTGAtcatttcttgaaaaggCCCAGTGCCCCATTACTATTCTTCACGCCAAGGAAATAACCAGAAAAAGGCAGAGAGTACAGAAATCAGGTTATTGGCCGAAGAGCACGCCCTGGTGTTGACTCCATAGGTCATAGCAAAGTAAAATACATTCGCTCTCGAAGCTGAAATTTAAATCAAAATCTACACACCCGAGTGGTGACAGTGATGgatggaaagaaaaaaaagtgctCAACCTCTCTGCTACCGCTACCGCCTCTGCATTCATTATGGAATACCTGATTGCTTAAGGACTGTGTTTAGTGAAGCGTAACGACAAAGTGAGCTTTGATGACTCAACGAATTTCCTTCAACACTCGCTCTTTTTCCATGGAAGCACAATTTGTGGGATGGAACCTGCGGAGCATAAAGACTATCCCTTCTAGAATTGTACAGAGTATAAAAGCTAAAAAGTACGGAAAGATTTAACCGTCCCACCCCCTCACGATCTAGTCCGCAATTCGAACAGACACGTTTCTATGAAAAGACTATATGCCAGCCTTTTGCACTGTTATTACGTTACTTTTGAGTGTTTTTAGCCTCTTAATAACGGCTGTATACGTTAATCGGACGGAGCAAGCGGAATATGAAGCCTTCATTCGGGATTACTTGTCTTGTTTGAGACCTGAACAACGCACCGTTACTATTATGCTAAACGATCGCGGGCAAATCACTATAATGCCAGATCACGGATGTGTGATTGTTCCATGCATGACAAACCATTATATAAAATGTCTCAGTGTTGCAGGTAACGTCGTGGTATCTCTAGATCAGGAGCCAAATGAGTATGGCGATGGCCCAGACTTATATGGTAATTTCTATGCTGCAAACGGGCCAGCGGAGTTTGCATCTAGGGGAGAATACGTCACATTACAGAGACCTTATTTCTGCCGACCATTTTCCTTAGGCACATCAATGACATCTACGGAGCTTAATTCACCCCAGACAACATCAGCAGCCAGGACAATGAATCCTATGGTGAGCGTACAGCCGCTGATACATGTGAAGTTACTGGGTATACTAAACAAGCTAAACGTATAGGATAGTATAATGATGGTTGTCGAGGGCACTTCGCTGCTCGGCACTTTTTTAATTTAGTTCAGATACTTTTGTAGTATCGCAAAATCACCCATCAAGTAATGGCACTGCCTAGTTAGGGCTAAGGTAGAAAAAAGCATGAATAACAAGATTACACAATTTTGCAATTAAATAAGAGGTTTAGCTCATACATTTAATTATTCATACAAGAAAGGCAGACCCGACGGGTGCACTTCAAAAATCTTCTCGTGGAAAGGACGCACTAGTAAGTACGAGCTGGATTTTTATAGCAGATCTCAGGCAGTTTTAAGCTTATCGACACGGTATTGTTTCTGGGCCCCTACATCATGTCGCACAATAAAGCCGCAGCTGGGGACACTGAGAAGGACAACACAAAACTACTGTATGCGGACCTATATGTCCCAGTTGACTAGTTCGAGAAGTCCATGCAACACAGCATATTAGTGCGTACCGTTCGAAGACTCTTTTCtcaagttttgaaaaactgctTATCACTTTGCACGCgactcttttttttatatttgaaaaagtcgCTTAAGGGAGAAGACAAAGAAGCGGTTAGTTTGCAAGGACTGTTACGATAAAGGACAAAAGCTGGAAGTGAACACCGCTAAAAATGAGACCTGTTGTATCCACTGGTAAGGCATGGTGTTGTACCGTCCTATCGGCGTTCGGTG
Proteins encoded in this window:
- the SKDI16G4240 gene encoding uncharacterized protein, coding for MLNDRGQITIMPDHGCVIVPCMTNHYIKCLSVAGNVVVSLDQEPNEYGDGPDLYGNFYAANGPAEFASRGEYVTLQRPYFCRPFSLGTSMTSTELNSPQTTSAARTMNPMVSVQPLIHVKLLGILNKLNV
- the MET16 gene encoding phosphoadenylyl-sulfate reductase (thioredoxin) (similar to Saccharomyces cerevisiae MET16 (YPR167C); ancestral locus Anc_7.523) — its product is MKAYKLNNDITVTQEQLDHWNEQLAKLETPQEIIAWSLVTFPHLFQTTAFGLTGLVTIDMLSKLSGKYYMPELLFIDTLHHFPQTLTLKDKIEKAYYQPVKQTIHVYKPDGCGSEAEFASKYGDFLWEKDDDKYDYLAKVEPAHRAYKLLHVSAVFTGRRKTQGSARSQLSIIEIDELNGILKINPLINWTFEQVKQYIDANNVPYNELLDLGYRSIGDYHSTQPVKEGEDERAGRWKGKTKTECGIHEASRFAQFLKQDA
- the NUT2 gene encoding mediator complex subunit NUT2 (similar to Saccharomyces cerevisiae NUT2 (YPR168W); ancestral locus Anc_7.524), with protein sequence MNGNNKNGEQLQQELATTQDQVASIIESFVELGVSIYDFPGTPEATKGMITNLQRNVDRLYKLNVRSNDPQSGLSKVDIPLEVVQYIEDGRNPDIYTREFVEAIRRSNQYQRGKMHGLKQLRDSLADKIVDEFPELQKPVEDIIKRTSPTDEISNTH
- the JIP5 gene encoding Jip5p (similar to Saccharomyces cerevisiae JIP5 (YPR169W); ancestral locus Anc_7.525), which produces MAKSKKTADIIDSTNSPILELLSSKIPIFQSILHPGLPIIITGFGTGHIICHRYDPTKLQSRLNRKRKLDIATPDKDAAKNGSKMKNRACTWTRLDMDVENGTLRLVDIEEQQQSIEETKDLGVETLWKTKRHRGSVRAICFDANGDNIFSIGSDNILKKANTITGKVVKKVNLGSLFESEKKKNDKFTKLCISQTHPFILLGDESGDIHVLNSENLALSNSIRSIHFGDSINDIIHFDKRSAYKFISLGQTTLAYFDVRDKDAKPNTAENEDGKILVSDDQEDEVLCGCFVDPEVADTLLCGMGEGIVTVWKPNKNDLEDQMSRIKISKDESVDCIIPTLQDDNCVWCGCSNGNIYKVNAKLGKVVEVRNHNDFDEVNFMDLDSEYRVVSGGLENIKIWELSSDEDHKSLESDGDDDFSRSDESNSDISSSDEGEVTLVGLSKEQLLDELDKDLNHEEEHTGGEESNQKSSKKRKLMKDKNKKKDLYEHGIKKFDDI
- the MRP2 gene encoding mitochondrial 37S ribosomal protein uS14m (similar to Saccharomyces cerevisiae MRP2 (YPR166C); ancestral locus Anc_7.522), giving the protein MGNFRFPIKTKLPPGFINARVLRDNFKRQQFKENEILIKSLKFIARNLNLPTKLRLEAQLKLNTLPNYMRSTQIKNRCVDSGHARFVLSDFRLCRYQFRENALKGNLPGVKKGIW